In the Candidatus Saccharibacteria bacterium oral taxon 488 genome, one interval contains:
- a CDS encoding alpha-amylase — MKTWQDVASLYQIYPRSFRDTNGDGIGDLNGITEKLDYLAWLGVDGIWISPFFTSPLTDFGYDIADYRAIDPTFGGLDDFRALLEKAHILDIKVMIDLVPCHTSDQHSWFQEARSSRDNPKRDYYVWRNGRDGNEPNNWRSLSGGSSWEFDEQTGQFYLHSFLKTQPDLNWDNPAVRDEIKNVVRFWFDMGVDGMRVDAIWGISKDPEFGNDSPNPDFSGDPKAYGAFIHDHCKMGPHFQEYLRELAAVCDEYDDKQMVFEFYPDEKLGDIYQQYRQVLTAHPKASAFFMEYRQDEWHAEHTGQKIENYLRAAGSAKPFFCVGNHDQPRIASRLGAERARALHFLNLLTPGISVMYYGDEIGITNGELTADDIQDNFSPANSAIDSRDLERTPMQWDDTQFAGFSSVQPWLPVHANAIRTNVLTQAMHPDSLLHLHRRLLHLRRSMPVLQHGTLKVINTGNGFVLGIKRELGSEWAYIYINFADAPQHFFIPEHTKIIASTHPYCSTIDNNQQLTIQKYCGVLLLPQNNR; from the coding sequence AGTTTTCGGGATACCAATGGCGATGGGATTGGCGATTTGAATGGCATTACCGAGAAGCTGGATTATTTGGCGTGGCTGGGCGTTGACGGGATTTGGATTTCACCGTTTTTTACCTCGCCGCTGACTGATTTTGGCTATGATATCGCTGACTACCGAGCGATTGATCCGACATTTGGCGGGCTGGATGATTTTCGGGCGCTATTAGAAAAAGCTCATATCCTCGATATCAAAGTCATGATCGATCTCGTTCCCTGCCACACGTCTGATCAACATTCGTGGTTTCAGGAAGCGCGGTCATCGCGCGACAATCCCAAGCGTGATTATTATGTCTGGCGTAACGGGCGAGACGGCAATGAGCCAAATAATTGGCGAAGTTTATCTGGCGGCAGTTCATGGGAGTTTGATGAGCAAACCGGTCAATTTTATCTCCACTCATTCCTGAAGACACAGCCGGATTTGAATTGGGATAATCCTGCGGTTCGCGATGAGATAAAAAACGTGGTGCGATTTTGGTTTGATATGGGCGTGGACGGCATGCGGGTTGACGCGATTTGGGGCATTTCTAAAGATCCGGAATTTGGCAATGATTCGCCAAATCCTGATTTTTCTGGCGACCCAAAAGCTTACGGTGCGTTCATCCACGACCACTGTAAAATGGGGCCGCATTTTCAAGAATACCTGCGTGAGCTGGCGGCGGTTTGTGATGAATATGACGATAAGCAGATGGTGTTTGAATTTTATCCGGACGAGAAGTTGGGCGATATTTACCAGCAGTACCGCCAAGTGCTGACCGCCCATCCAAAGGCGTCGGCATTTTTCATGGAGTATCGCCAGGACGAGTGGCATGCGGAGCATACCGGGCAGAAGATTGAGAATTATCTGCGAGCGGCAGGTTCGGCCAAACCGTTTTTCTGCGTTGGCAATCACGATCAGCCGCGCATTGCCTCGCGGCTCGGGGCGGAACGAGCGCGGGCTTTGCACTTTCTCAATCTGCTCACACCGGGTATTAGCGTAATGTACTATGGTGATGAGATTGGCATAACCAATGGCGAGCTGACCGCTGATGACATTCAGGATAATTTCAGTCCCGCCAATTCCGCCATCGACAGCCGCGACCTGGAGCGCACGCCGATGCAATGGGACGATACGCAGTTCGCTGGATTCTCAAGCGTACAACCGTGGCTGCCCGTTCACGCCAACGCGATAAGAACCAACGTCCTGACACAGGCCATGCACCCTGACTCGCTCCTACATCTGCACCGACGGCTGCTTCACCTGCGGCGGAGTATGCCAGTGTTGCAGCACGGCACGCTTAAAGTGATTAACACCGGTAATGGATTTGTCCTCGGTATCAAACGAGAGCTAGGCAGCGAGTGGGCTTATATTTATATTAACTTCGCTGATGCACCACAGCATTTTTTTATCCCAGAACATACCAAAATCATCGCCTCAACCCACCCCTACTGCTCTACCATCGACAATAATCAGCAGCTAACAATTCAGAAATATTGTGGGGTTTTATTATTGCCACAGAATAATAGGTAA
- the rsmD gene encoding 16S rRNA (guanine(966)-N(2))-methyltransferase RsmD, whose amino-acid sequence MRCGWPRSSVRVKLIAGEFGGRFIQAPPGSTTHPMGERVRSAMFNSLGETVRGARVLDTFAGSGAIGLEALSRGAESAVFVERDRVAQRVIAENISTVGASENAIVIKTTVSNWLESMSVTEEFDIIFADPPYHNPQFSTVSRLMGLLKPGGHMVLSHSGIGEVPIQNGIVVVDNRSYGGAHLTYFRKEISG is encoded by the coding sequence GTGCGGTGTGGCTGGCCGAGGAGCAGCGTGCGCGTTAAGCTTATCGCTGGCGAATTTGGCGGACGATTCATCCAAGCCCCGCCAGGCTCAACAACGCATCCCATGGGCGAGCGAGTCCGTTCGGCGATGTTCAATTCACTGGGCGAAACCGTGCGTGGCGCGCGGGTACTGGATACTTTTGCTGGCTCCGGTGCGATTGGTTTGGAAGCGCTCAGCCGCGGCGCCGAGTCGGCGGTTTTTGTGGAGCGAGACCGCGTTGCCCAGCGGGTGATTGCTGAAAATATTAGCACCGTGGGTGCCAGCGAAAATGCTATTGTAATAAAAACAACGGTATCAAATTGGCTGGAAAGCATGAGCGTAACAGAGGAGTTTGATATTATTTTTGCCGATCCGCCATACCACAACCCGCAGTTTTCCACAGTCTCGCGACTAATGGGACTTCTCAAACCGGGTGGACATATGGTATTATCACACTCAGGAATAGGTGAGGTGCCAATTCAGAACGGAATTGTTGTGGTGGACAATCGTAGTTATGGGGGTGCGCACCTCACTTACTTCCGTAAGGAGATAAGTGGCTGA
- the recG gene encoding ATP-dependent DNA helicase RecG: MKLTTPLEHIKGVGPKTAQALAVAGLETVADALEFLPRAYDDYSAAVNIADLQPGKVTVRARCESISTRIVRRGLRVTTAVLADDSGKVKAVWFNQSYRESQLRSDADFMFSGQFGMQYNSYQISNPSVELAKQNDTSDAQPTSGIHPVYKSIKNLRPKTVQDLLKHLRPIMEFLPETLPEHIVQRQKLVSRAEAVRFLHAPKNHEEIVRGRERLAFEELFEMILAAQLNKQEQTKLTGWRIPFNQPVVKQFVEKLPFPLTNAQRRAAWQILQDLESEHPMNRLLQGDVGSGKTVVAGVVAAEVAQAGFQTAIMAPTEILAAQHAKTLDELLSPFGVSVALLTGHVKGAQRRQLLDNLANGNINVVVGTHALIQEKVTYHKLGFAVIDEQHRFGVKQRQALLQKADYMPHLLSMTATPIPRSLALTLYGELDISILDELPAGRQPIATKIWSPASAPKLYEIIDHELAQGRQAYVICPLIDDNPDNDKKSVEAEYYKLAKTMFRHRRVGLLHGKLPPEEKAAVMQQFADGDIDMLVSTTVVEVGVNVPNATVMLIENADNFGLSQLHQLRGRVGRGQYQSFCHLMMSSHDKPSQRLREIEKSQDGFYLAEVDLKLRGPGEIYGRAQHGALNLKIASLSDTPLIARAQTEAERFVKEGQDLLQYNHLARAVSRYQRLTTLN, translated from the coding sequence ATGAAACTAACAACTCCCCTGGAACACATCAAAGGCGTCGGCCCCAAAACCGCCCAGGCGCTGGCGGTGGCAGGGTTGGAGACGGTGGCGGATGCTCTGGAATTTTTGCCGCGGGCATATGATGATTATTCGGCGGCAGTCAACATCGCTGATCTTCAGCCGGGTAAGGTGACAGTGCGGGCGCGCTGCGAGTCGATTTCCACGCGGATTGTGCGCCGAGGTTTGAGAGTCACCACGGCGGTGCTGGCGGATGATTCTGGCAAGGTCAAGGCCGTTTGGTTCAATCAGTCGTACCGCGAATCGCAGTTGAGATCCGACGCCGACTTCATGTTTTCCGGCCAGTTTGGTATGCAATATAACAGCTATCAGATTAGCAATCCATCTGTCGAGCTGGCTAAGCAAAACGATACGTCCGACGCCCAGCCTACGTCGGGCATCCATCCAGTCTACAAATCTATCAAAAACCTTCGCCCAAAAACCGTGCAGGATTTGCTGAAACATCTGCGTCCCATCATGGAGTTTTTGCCCGAGACGCTGCCGGAGCACATTGTCCAGCGGCAAAAACTAGTCAGCCGCGCGGAAGCTGTCAGGTTTCTTCATGCGCCGAAAAATCACGAGGAAATCGTCCGCGGCCGTGAGCGTCTGGCGTTTGAAGAATTGTTTGAAATGATCTTGGCGGCGCAGTTGAATAAGCAGGAACAAACCAAGTTGACCGGCTGGCGTATCCCGTTCAATCAGCCGGTCGTCAAGCAATTTGTTGAGAAATTGCCATTTCCCTTGACTAACGCGCAGCGCCGCGCCGCCTGGCAGATTTTGCAAGATTTGGAGTCCGAACATCCGATGAACCGCTTGTTGCAGGGCGACGTTGGTTCGGGTAAAACGGTGGTCGCTGGGGTGGTGGCGGCAGAGGTGGCGCAGGCTGGTTTTCAGACGGCCATCATGGCACCGACGGAGATTTTGGCGGCTCAGCACGCCAAAACGCTGGATGAGCTGTTATCGCCGTTTGGCGTGTCAGTGGCGCTGCTAACGGGACATGTCAAGGGTGCTCAGCGGCGTCAGCTGCTGGATAATTTAGCAAATGGCAACATTAACGTGGTGGTCGGTACGCACGCGCTGATTCAGGAAAAAGTGACGTACCACAAACTGGGGTTTGCGGTGATTGATGAGCAGCATCGGTTCGGCGTCAAGCAGCGGCAGGCGTTGTTACAAAAGGCAGACTACATGCCGCATCTACTCAGCATGACCGCCACGCCGATTCCGCGGAGTTTGGCGTTGACCTTGTATGGCGAGCTGGACATCTCGATTTTGGACGAGCTGCCGGCCGGCCGTCAGCCGATTGCAACGAAAATTTGGTCGCCAGCCTCAGCACCGAAGCTCTATGAAATCATCGACCATGAACTAGCTCAGGGTCGCCAAGCATATGTCATCTGCCCGTTGATTGACGATAATCCTGATAATGACAAAAAATCGGTCGAGGCGGAATATTACAAATTAGCGAAAACGATGTTTCGTCATCGCCGCGTCGGATTGTTGCACGGTAAACTGCCGCCTGAGGAAAAAGCCGCGGTTATGCAGCAATTCGCGGACGGCGACATTGATATGCTAGTGAGCACCACGGTGGTGGAAGTTGGCGTCAACGTGCCGAACGCTACGGTCATGCTCATCGAAAATGCCGATAACTTTGGGCTCAGCCAGCTTCATCAGCTGCGCGGGCGGGTTGGACGCGGCCAGTACCAGAGCTTTTGTCATCTGATGATGTCGAGCCATGACAAGCCAAGCCAGCGCCTCAGAGAGATTGAGAAGTCGCAAGACGGCTTTTATTTGGCGGAAGTCGACTTGAAATTGCGCGGCCCTGGCGAGATTTACGGACGAGCGCAGCATGGTGCGCTCAACCTAAAAATTGCCTCGCTGAGCGACACACCGCTGATTGCTCGTGCGCAAACGGAGGCCGAGCGCTTTGTCAAAGAGGGGCAGGATTTGCTACAATATAACCATCTGGCGCGTGCCGTCAGTCGCTATCAGCGATTAACGACACTAAATTAG
- a CDS encoding phospho-sugar mutase, translating into MDSVKQHVSAEAAANIERWLTEPKYAEYKVELEQMIANEQWQDLEDAFFKVIEFGTGGRRGTTGVGSNRINRVTIGESAQALCRYAQQFDPDAPAKGVVIACDTRLTSPELSQYTARVCAANGFKTYIFDSFRATPELSFAVRHLGCAVGIVISASHNPPTDNGFKAYWNDGAQVVSPHDRGILDAAAAVTEVLAEPDFEAAVTEGKITIIGQDVDEAYYAAVLAQADGQERDLTIAYSPLHGAGQTNVLPVLRRAGFTQITTVDEQMVPDGNFPTIANRKPNPEERAANDMVVAKMMEISADIAITNDPDADRIGVIVNHHGQPIYLTGNQSAALATDYALRKLQERGGVTPQHYIVKTIVTTDMMKALADSYGATCYGDLLIGFKYIGEVIRQKEGTDEVFVLGGEESYGLLKGDYARDKDGAVGALALAEYAAELKQQGKTLVDKLMELYREVGLYVERLEVAIYPGAEGFATMQQIMNSLRTDPPKMIGDQVVSAVSDYQTLVRTAADGTTTAINCVKGNVLVFECGDSRRRITIRPSGTEPKLKFYIQWHEETTNPEEDYTRVQDALKQLFEALQAEALSRVQ; encoded by the coding sequence ATGGACTCAGTCAAACAACACGTATCAGCAGAAGCAGCGGCCAACATCGAGCGCTGGCTAACAGAGCCAAAATATGCTGAATATAAGGTAGAGCTAGAGCAGATGATTGCAAATGAGCAGTGGCAAGATCTGGAAGACGCATTTTTCAAGGTAATTGAGTTTGGTACTGGCGGTCGACGCGGCACGACAGGAGTCGGCTCAAATCGCATCAATCGCGTCACGATTGGTGAATCGGCGCAAGCACTGTGTCGCTATGCCCAGCAGTTTGATCCTGATGCGCCAGCAAAAGGTGTGGTCATTGCCTGCGATACGCGCTTAACCTCGCCAGAGCTAAGCCAATACACTGCGCGGGTGTGTGCCGCCAATGGATTTAAGACATATATTTTTGATAGCTTTCGGGCGACTCCGGAGCTGAGCTTTGCTGTGCGACACCTTGGCTGTGCTGTCGGAATCGTGATTTCAGCCAGCCACAATCCACCGACTGATAATGGCTTTAAGGCGTATTGGAATGACGGCGCACAGGTGGTGTCGCCGCATGACCGAGGTATCCTAGACGCGGCGGCAGCGGTGACCGAGGTGTTAGCTGAGCCAGATTTTGAGGCAGCAGTGACTGAGGGCAAGATTACCATTATCGGTCAGGATGTTGACGAGGCGTACTATGCTGCGGTACTGGCGCAAGCTGACGGTCAGGAGCGTGATTTGACAATCGCCTATTCACCGCTCCATGGTGCGGGGCAGACTAATGTCCTACCGGTATTGCGTCGGGCTGGATTTACTCAGATTACGACGGTTGATGAGCAGATGGTGCCGGATGGCAATTTCCCGACGATTGCTAATCGTAAGCCAAATCCCGAGGAACGCGCTGCTAACGATATGGTCGTCGCAAAGATGATGGAAATATCAGCTGACATTGCGATTACCAACGACCCTGATGCTGATCGAATTGGTGTAATTGTGAATCATCACGGCCAACCGATCTATCTGACTGGCAATCAATCCGCCGCACTTGCGACTGATTATGCCCTCCGGAAATTGCAAGAGCGAGGCGGCGTCACCCCGCAGCATTACATCGTTAAGACCATCGTTACAACTGATATGATGAAGGCGCTGGCAGATAGCTATGGTGCTACCTGCTACGGCGACCTGCTGATTGGCTTTAAGTATATCGGTGAAGTTATTCGCCAGAAAGAAGGCACTGATGAGGTGTTTGTGCTGGGTGGTGAGGAAAGTTATGGCCTGCTCAAGGGCGACTATGCTCGTGACAAAGACGGCGCGGTTGGCGCGCTGGCGCTCGCAGAATATGCGGCTGAACTCAAGCAGCAGGGAAAAACGCTCGTTGATAAGCTGATGGAGCTGTATCGTGAAGTTGGGTTGTATGTGGAGCGGCTCGAAGTTGCTATTTATCCGGGTGCCGAAGGGTTTGCAACGATGCAGCAGATTATGAACTCACTGCGCACCGATCCACCAAAGATGATTGGCGATCAGGTAGTATCGGCGGTATCCGACTATCAGACACTGGTGCGAACGGCAGCCGATGGGACGACCACGGCAATTAATTGCGTCAAGGGTAATGTACTGGTATTTGAGTGTGGTGATTCACGCCGCCGTATTACGATTCGCCCGAGTGGTACTGAGCCAAAGCTGAAATTCTATATACAGTGGCATGAAGAGACGACAAATCCAGAAGAGGACTATACACGAGTACAAGACGCCCTCAAGCAGCTATTCGAGGCGCTGCAGGCTGAGGCGCTCAGCCGAGTGCAATGA
- a CDS encoding tyrosine--tRNA ligase, producing the protein MQLSEELKWRGFWNQATFTDDERIDSGNFTLYLGTDPSADSLHVGHLAVYMMVRHFLERGHKVFLLVGGGTGMIGDMRDTEERSLLSYAEIEYNKRALKAQVSQIFAGRDFTLVDNADWLGNLELLSFLRDIGKNFNMADLIGREFFKARIANGKGLSFAEFTYTLLQGYDFWHLFKHHGVNLQIGGSDQWGNLLSGVELIRKKENTEVYAMTAPLLINKSTGRKFGKSEGGAVWLDETKTSVYKFYQFWLNVDDESAIEYMKIFTMLDRDTIEAIAENHAVNPGARSAQKVLAREVTDIVHGVNRRESVERVTEVLFGGGDFRQLSDDDLDTLAKEIPRVDVGVGVIEALVVSGVVSSNGEARRLLKSGAISLNGEKIAEDQAVNATSLLKKGKNTFVLIMEGE; encoded by the coding sequence ATGCAATTATCAGAGGAGCTAAAGTGGCGCGGGTTTTGGAATCAAGCGACATTCACCGATGATGAGCGTATTGATTCGGGAAATTTTACGCTCTATTTGGGGACAGATCCGTCGGCGGACAGTCTACATGTTGGGCATCTCGCGGTCTACATGATGGTGCGGCATTTTTTGGAGCGCGGTCACAAGGTGTTTCTGCTGGTTGGTGGCGGCACGGGCATGATCGGCGATATGCGTGACACCGAGGAGCGGAGTCTGCTTTCTTATGCAGAGATTGAGTACAATAAACGAGCCTTAAAGGCGCAGGTCTCGCAAATTTTTGCTGGACGTGATTTTACCCTGGTGGACAATGCAGATTGGCTGGGCAATCTGGAATTGTTGTCGTTCCTCCGCGACATTGGTAAGAATTTCAACATGGCAGATTTGATCGGTCGTGAGTTTTTCAAAGCGCGTATTGCTAATGGCAAAGGTTTGAGTTTTGCGGAATTTACTTACACGTTGCTGCAGGGTTATGATTTTTGGCATCTGTTCAAGCATCACGGTGTCAATTTGCAAATCGGTGGTTCTGATCAGTGGGGCAATTTGCTCTCAGGTGTGGAACTGATCCGCAAAAAAGAAAACACCGAAGTCTACGCTATGACCGCGCCGCTGCTCATCAACAAGTCAACTGGGCGCAAATTTGGCAAGTCCGAAGGCGGCGCCGTCTGGCTGGATGAAACCAAAACCAGCGTCTACAAGTTCTATCAATTCTGGCTGAACGTTGATGACGAAAGCGCCATTGAGTACATGAAGATTTTCACCATGCTTGATCGCGATACCATTGAAGCCATTGCCGAAAACCACGCGGTCAATCCAGGCGCACGCTCAGCTCAAAAAGTCTTGGCGCGTGAAGTCACCGACATCGTTCACGGTGTTAATCGACGCGAATCAGTGGAGCGGGTGACGGAGGTACTGTTTGGTGGCGGCGATTTCCGGCAATTGTCAGACGACGACTTGGATACCCTGGCCAAAGAAATTCCACGTGTTGATGTCGGCGTCGGCGTGATCGAAGCGTTGGTGGTCTCTGGTGTAGTCAGTTCTAACGGTGAGGCGAGGCGCCTCCTCAAATCTGGCGCCATCAGCCTCAATGGCGAAAAAATAGCTGAAGACCAAGCCGTTAACGCCACGTCGCTACTCAAAAAGGGTAAAAATACGTTTGTATTAATTATGGAAGGAGAATAG